The following proteins are encoded in a genomic region of Bernardetia sp. MNP-M8:
- the thpR gene encoding RNA 2',3'-cyclic phosphodiesterase: MTTPLQKTSRLFIAIPLPEFLKDALQECQEWLSSYPEMKEIKDWIEISKMHITLHFLGDVSHQKISQIQEIVSQIAKQAPLTLTMKDIGTFEKNELPYVLWVGILKNEALSDLYEKLAQKLEEIDIEIENTNVENYNPHVTLAYIRTDDETKKAMKERLQKIIVGEIGVWESNKIELLSSTPTREGSVYKVIS; encoded by the coding sequence TTGACTACTCCTCTTCAAAAAACATCTCGTTTATTTATTGCCATTCCTCTTCCTGAATTTTTAAAAGATGCTTTACAAGAATGTCAAGAGTGGCTTTCTTCTTATCCAGAAATGAAGGAAATTAAAGATTGGATAGAAATCTCTAAAATGCACATTACACTGCATTTTTTAGGAGATGTTTCACACCAAAAAATTTCACAAATACAGGAAATTGTAAGTCAAATTGCAAAACAAGCCCCTCTTACTTTAACAATGAAAGACATAGGAACATTTGAAAAAAATGAACTTCCTTATGTTCTTTGGGTAGGAATTTTGAAAAATGAAGCTTTATCAGATTTATATGAAAAATTGGCTCAAAAACTAGAAGAAATAGATATAGAGATTGAAAATACCAACGTTGAAAATTATAATCCTCATGTTACCTTAGCATACATTCGTACTGATGATGAAACTAAAAAAGCAATGAAAGAACGTCTTCAAAAAATAATTGTTGGTGAAATTGGTGTTTGGGAGAGCAACAAAATTGAACTGCTTAGTAGCACACCAACTAGAGAAGGTTCTGTTTATAAAGTTATTAGTTAA
- a CDS encoding PLD nuclease N-terminal domain-containing protein encodes MFTILVANAFGVLGSGIGGILSILHLILIVYCFYSVWTSASTMGTKVLWSLAIFFLPIIGPILYLLLGR; translated from the coding sequence ATGTTTACGATTCTTGTAGCAAATGCCTTTGGTGTTTTGGGTAGTGGTATTGGTGGTATATTATCAATCCTTCATCTTATTCTTATTGTCTATTGTTTTTATAGTGTATGGACTTCTGCTAGTACAATGGGTACAAAAGTTCTTTGGTCTTTAGCTATTTTCTTTTTACCTATCATAGGACCAATTCTTTATCTTTTATTAGGTAGATAA